The genome window GCTGGCAGGAACAGCGCAAGTGAAACAGCACCTTTGCACACCGCCGTCTGTACCCCTTAACCTGATACCGTGAAGCGCCTCCCCCTCTTCCCCCTGCCCGAGACCGTGGTTTTTCCAGGGCTGCTGATTCCGCTGTACATCTTCGAGGAACGCTACAAGCAGATGGTGCGGGACTTGCTGGCCCAGAGCGAAGACCAGCGGCGGTTTGTGATTACCCTGGCCACCGCGCAGGGCTTCCGGGAGGTGGGGGGGTATGTGGACTTACTGGCGGCCTCGGAAAACCCGGACGGCACCTTCAACATTGTCTGCCGGGGTGGGGAGCGCTGCCGGGTGGAGGGGGTGGGGGTTTTTGAAAAGAACCTGTACCAGACCACCCTGGACATCCCCTGGCCCCTCGAGCGCAGCGCCCGCAGCGAGGAAATCGTGGCAGCCTGGGATGCCATGGAGGTTTTCCGCAGCTACATGGCCGGAGTCGCCGACCCCAGCGCCCTGGAAGAGGCCATCGCCAACCTGCCCGACGACCCCCTTTACCAGGCCTCTTTTCTGTGCGTGAACCTGCGGGTCTCGGCGCTGGATCGGCAGGCTTTGCTCGAGGCCCCCTCCCTTATTGCCCGGCTC of Meiothermus sp. contains these proteins:
- a CDS encoding LON peptidase substrate-binding domain-containing protein; the encoded protein is MKRLPLFPLPETVVFPGLLIPLYIFEERYKQMVRDLLAQSEDQRRFVITLATAQGFREVGGYVDLLAASENPDGTFNIVCRGGERCRVEGVGVFEKNLYQTTLDIPWPLERSARSEEIVAAWDAMEVFRSYMAGVADPSALEEAIANLPDDPLYQASFLCVNLRVSALDRQALLEAPSLIARLELAQTLMRQGSMAGSGAEA